The DNA sequence AACCTGGCTGTGGATCTGAAAAAAGCCGGGGTGCTGGCAGAATACGATGTCGAATTAATTGGCGCGCAGGTTGAGGCCATCGAAAAGGCAGAGGATCGCGAGCGATTCAAGGAAGAGATGGACAACGTCGGCATCGATACGGCGCAGGGCGGGTTCGTCAAAACAATGGATGAAGCTAAAGAGTTGCTCAAGGAGATGGAGTTCCCGGTGATTATTCGGCCGTCCTACACTCTGGGCGGGACAGGTGGCTCCATTGCATACAACGCCGAGGAATTCGAAGAACTCGCCGAGAACGGGCTTTACCAGAGTCCGATAAACGAGATTTTAATGGAGGAAAGCCTGGTCGGGTGGAAAGAATATGAGCTGGAAGTCATCCGGGACAAGGCTGATAACGCTATTATCGTTTGTTCCATAGAAAACATTGACCCGATGGGCGTCCACACGGGGGATTCTATCACCGTGGCGCCTTCCATGACGCTGACTGACCGCGAATACCAACAAATGCGTGACTGGGCGTTACTCTGCCTGCGTACCATCGGCGTGGAAACCGGTGGGTCAAACGTGCAGTTCGCCGTCAACCCCGAAGACGGCCGAATGGTGATCATTGAAATGAATCCCAGGGTCAGCCGATCCTCGGCGCTGGCTTCCAAGGCTACCGGCTTCCCCATAGCCAAGATTGCAGCGAAACTGGCTGTCGGGTTTACGCTGGACGAGCTGCCAAACGATATCACCGGACAGACGCTGGCAGCGTTCGAGCCGACTATCGATTACGTGGTCACCAAGGTCCCGCGGTTTGACTTTGAGAAATTTCCGTCCGCCTCCGGGCACCTCGGTGTACAAATGCAGTCCGTTGGCGAGGTAATGTCCATCGGCCGGACGTTCCGGGAATCCCTGCAGAAAGCATTTCGTTCCCTGGAGGTCGGTCTGGACGGTCTGGAGCCGAAGAAGCCCGCTGAAGAGGTTGAGGAAGTGAGCGACAAATCACCAACCCGAAAGCGGTTCCTGGACATGACAAAACTACGGTTTCCGACGGCCTTCCGGCTGTTGAAGGTCTGGCAGGCATTCCGGGAAGGCGAGTCCGTGGAAGAAATTGCGAAACTCACGCATATCGATCCCTGGTTCCTCCGGCATATCAAGCGTATCGCCGATCAGGGCGTCGATGAGCTGAATCAGGAAAATATGCAAAGGTGGAAGGCTGAGGGCTTCTCTGACCGGCAGTTAGGACGGCGTCTGGATAAATCGGAAGCGGAAATCAGGGAATACCGGAAGGAACATGACATCGTCCCCACCTACAAAGTTGTGGATACCTGTGCGGCCGAGTTTTCTGCGCAAACTCCGTATTGCTATAGCACCTATGAAGAGGAAAACGAAATTGAACCGCTTGAGGGAAAAAAGATTATGATCCTCGGCGGTGGGCCGAACCGTATTGGACAGGGGATCGAATTTGATTACTGTTGTGTACAGGCAGTATTCGGCCTCCGGGACCTCGGGTATAAGACGATTATGGTAAATTGTAATCCCGAAACTGTCTCGACGGATTACGATCTGGCGGATCGGTTGTATTTTGAGCCCATCACATTCGAAGATGTAATGAATATCGTGGACCTGGAACAGCCTGATGGGGTACTAGTGCAATTCGGCGGGCAAACGCCGCTCAAAATTGCCAGAGATCTGGAAGAGGCCGGCGTGCCTATTGTCGGCACTGCACCCAAGAGCATTGACCTGGCGGAGGACCGGGAGAAATTCGGGCAAGTGTTGGATAAACTGGATATCGCACGACCGGATTACGGGACCGGCACCTCCCTGGACGAAGTAATTGAAGTCGCCGAGGGGATAGGCTATCCGGTGCTGGTGCGTCCAAGCTATGTCCTGGGCGGACGTGCCATGGAAATCGTCTACTCTACGGATCAACTGGTGGATTACCTCTCCCGGACGTCGGACGTCAACGCCGGCCAGCCCATCTACATCGATGCATTTCTCGAGGATGCCTTCGAATTCGACGTAGACGGTCTGAGCGACGGCGAAACCGTGCACATCGGCGGTATAATGCAGCATATCGAGGAGGCCGGGATTCACTCCGGCGACTCTGCGTGTGTGCTCCCGCCATACATGATTACCCGGGAAGCCATCGAACAGATAACCGATATCACGGAGAAGATTGCACTGGAACTTGGCGTTGTTGGGCTGATAAACATGCAGTTTGCCTATAAAGACGGCAAAGTCTATGTGCTTGAAGCTAATCCGCGTGCGAGCCGGACAGTGCCGTTTGTGAGCAAAAGTTCGGATATTCCGCTGGCAAAAATCGCCGCACAGATCTCCGTGGGAGAGAAATTGAATGACCTATCGCTGTCCCGCTGGGACCGGATGTCGCATGTGTCCGTCAAGGAAGCGGTACTCCCGTTTAACAAATTTCCCAATGAACGGATGTATCTCGGGCCGGAGATGAAATCCACCGGAGAGGTGATGGGCATTGCGAATACCTTTGGTGATGCGTTTTCCCGGGCAACTACTGCATCCGGAAGCGAACTGCCAAAGAACGGCAAGGTCTTTATCTCTGTAAATGACAATGATAAGCTTAACGTGATCCCGATTGCGCGGGATCTGCAGGAAATGGGATACGAAATAATCGCCACTTCCGGAACGGCCCAGGCATTGCAGCGAAACGGCATCCATACCGAAACTATCCATAAGGTAGGCGAGGGTAGACCGAACGCCGTCGACGGGATAAAAAACCAGGAAATTTCGCTCATCATAAACACACCGCTGGGTCAGCAGTCCCGGTATGATGAGGAATCCATTGGCAGGGCTGCAATTCAGAAAGGAATTCTGAACATTACCACACTCTCCGGAGCTCAGGCGGCTGTCCGGGCGCTCCGGGCCGATCAGGACGGAGATCACGAGGTTCATTCACTTCAGGATTATTACGACATGAGTTATTGATCCCTGGTGATTTGAGGTATTTTCTGTCTGAAGTGGGAGAGACTTCCAGCACTCCGTGTCATTCCCGGGACGGTTACCCGTCCGGAATTCTTCACCACAGGGCATTTACGCTTTTCGGAAGCAACCCCTGATTTGTATATTCATCATGTTATTCTGAGACCAAGGGGACTACAGTATGAAGGGAAAAGCCCGAACCCAGAACGCTATGAAGTTCCTCGGCGGATTTATGTTCTTTTTCAATGGTATTGCTTTCCTGCTGATGATGTTTATCTACATGAAGGAGACACTGGATTTTTTCTGGGGGCCAACCGGACATTTTATCTACCTCGGCGCCGTTTTGATTGCGGATACGATTCTTAGTGCGATTGTATATATTTTGCCTCAAAACTGGTCACAACAAGATTAGTTCGTGATTAGTACGTTTGAATTCAAATTATCGGAGAATTTATGACCAACGATATTTCACCTGTCGTCATATTAATTACCTGTGGGAATTCTGAGGAAGCTCAGACGATTTCAAATACCCTGGTGCGAAGAAAATTGATCGCCTGTGGCAACATTGTTCCCGAAATTACGTCAATATTCAACTGGGAAAAAAAGGTCACTCACGATTCCGAAGTCCTCGTTATCGCAAAATCCCAGAATGAATTGTTCGATGAAGTCGTCAAGGTCGTGAAGGAGTTACACAGCTACCAGACACCGGAGATCATCGCTTTACCTGTTATCAAAGGCTCCGAAGATTATTTGACCTGGCTGGTCGATGAAACCAGCGCAGAGGATGGCTGAAGCCTTACAGTCACGGCATATTCTGGCTATTTTGCGTAAGCGAAATCGGGCTGTTACCTTTCATTTAACTTGTACAAAAACCCGGTTGGAGATAGGTGAAACGGACATTACTCTATATTGCTGGTGCCGTATTGGTGGTCCTCGCCGCGGGGATCATCTGGCTCTTTACTCCAATGGGTAAGAAGACCGTCCAGCAATTTGTATTTCAAAAGTTTGAGCAGTCGACAGGATATAAAATTCAGTCTGCAGATTTTGAAACAAACCTTATCTCCAGAATAACATTTCGGGATGTCACAATTACGGATACGCTGACCCGGAGTTCTTTGGGCATTTCCGAACTGACCGTCAATTACAAGCTGATGCCGGCATTCCGTGGCAGGGTAACTGTCGATTCTCTGGAATCTGACGGTATTCGTATTCATCTAAACCGGAATCTTCTTGACAGATTTACAAGTATTTCCAAAGATGAACCGGTAAAGCAGAGTCGCTGGAAGTTCAAACTGCGGTATGCTGATGTGTCAAATGTCCAGATTTCCTACGAAGATACCAGTAATAATGCACACGTCTTGCTCAGGAATATCGATGCCCTGTATATCCCAGAGAAAACCGTTTCGGTAGATATTTCCGGCTTGAATGGTGTTTACCAGGGAGAAATTGTACGTCCATTTTCGGCAAGGATCCGCGGGGAATATCTGTCCGGAGATCGATGGCAAATGCCCGTGGCAACTATCCGGGGCCGGGAAACTTCACTTTCCGCCCAGGGAGAAATAGGTCTCGGGGAGAGCCTGCAAATAGATTTGATGTTTGACGGAAAAATCGGACACGATCTCCTGTATTTCGCCAGAGAATTTCTCCCGGAAGAACAGGAGGACAGGATCACCCTTTCCGCGGTGTCGCTGACAGGTGATGTTCGTTACGATTCTTCGCTGAACTACAGTGGAGAAATCGGCGCAGAATACGTTCAATACGATACTATAAGAGTAGAATCGCTGGCCGCGAGTATTACCGGGAATAATGAGATGGTCAACTTCAATAGTGTACGTACTCTACTCGGTTCGGAAAGAGATACACTTAGAATTACGGGAAAATATGACTGGCACAGAAAAGAGAGCGAAGTCAATGCGGCCGGACACTTGTCGTCACTCCGATATGTGAAGTATTTTCTCGCCGGGGAAGAGATACCTGTCGATTCTCCGGTCGATTTTTCACTCAACGCCAGTATACCGGCAACCGGTATCGAGCAGACGACCGGCAGCGGGAAATTCAGGTTCACCCAGCCAATCATCAGCCAAAAAAAATACTCGGAGATGCAAACGGATATTACCGTTTCGGCAGATTCGCTGCGCATCAGTGGGGAACATCTGGATAACCAGGTAGAAATCTCCGGGCAATTTGCGTGGCCATTTCAGTTTGATGGGACAATACAACTTAACAGCATCGCAGAGTTTGATTCAACCGTAGCACAACTGCTCTCACCAGTAGTCAGCGGAGAGTTCGCTGGAAGAGTTGGCCATGCTGATATGTTTACCGTCAATGGTGAATTATTTGCCGATGTGACTTACTCATCTGCGGACGGCAACCCGTATAGCGTTCATTCCGAACTCCCGTTCCAGGGAGACACTGCCGGTTTCAGAATTCGCGATGGCTCATTAAAAGTAAATGACCTTTCTCCGAGTAATGTTCGGGCAGGTGTCGATTTTTCGCCCCAGTTAAAGGTATCTCTAGATATTACAGAGCCATATTCACCCAACGGGGATTCGACCCTGGGCAATTTTCATGCTGGCGTGCAGTATAGTCAGATGAAAGGATACGCCGGACAGATTGTTGCCGAAAACCTTTCGCTGCAGCGCTGGACCCAGTTGATACCCCGAATGGTAAATCAGGTTTATGGAAATGTTAATATCCAGACAGATTTTATTTATACTCAAGACTCACTGCAGGGAAGTGGCCGTATATTTATGAAGGAGGCCCGGTTTGCCACGACTCCCATCGATTCGGTGAATGCCCAATTTCACTGGGATACAGCTGGATTAACCATTACTTCCGGCAAAGCGTCTACACAAAATTTATCGGCGAGTCTGGATGGATATCTGCCGTTCTCTTCCAATGATTCTCTCCATTTGACCGTTTCCGGAGAACGCTGGCCGCTGGATGTCGCCAACCCGTTTTTACCCGATCCCTGGCAAATTAATGGCATGATAAACCACAAAATTACGGTGCAAGGAAATTACTTAACACCTTCAATTGAAGGACAGGTTGAGGTGGATTCAGGGTTCGTTCGCTGGGATAAAAACAATCCGCCAATTAAGAATTTCCAGGCCAGAATCGATTTTAGCGGCCGGACATTCGATGTGCAGTTTGTGCATTTTCAATATGATACCTATCCCGTAAAAATTTCGGGGGAAGGAACGCTCACCCCTAGTTTCAACGGGGAAATCTCACTGGAGCCCAAAGGGGCTGTTGAGGTAGATTTTGATTACAGTCAGGGTGGAAGGGTTGCACTCATAATGAATAGCGTTCCTGTGGCGGTGGCCAGGGCTTATATCCCACTACAATTAAAAACGCCTGGTAATGTAAGTGGAACCCTGAATATCGATTCCTTTACAGAGGATCCCTTCATTCAAAGCAATGGGGTTTGGCAAAGCCAGGATGATACCAGTGCCTCAGAGTGGAGTTATCGCTGGAATGGGGAATACCAGGAACAAAAAATCACGCTAAACCGATCAACATTGTCCACACCGAACGGCATTATACAGGTACAGGGCAGCGTCCCCCTTGATATGCAAAACGGTGGTATCACGGATTCCGTGAAGGTCGATTCCCTGGATTTGTGGCTGGTTGTCTCGGAGATCAAGGCTCAGCTCGCCAACGATTATACAGACAGAATTAGGGCGACCTCGGGCGAGGTGAACGGCGACATCAGTGTTGGTGGTACATGGGCGGAACCGACTCTTGGTGGCTACCTGTCGGGTACGGATATCGATCTCCATAGTGCAATACAGGAGTGGGAAGTGTTAGATCTTGGTTGGCAGATGGATTTCAATGGCAAGCAATTTACACTCAATAACGCATCCGCCAGCCTAAATTCGTATCCAATTGAGGCTGCGGGTTCGTTTACTTTTGATGATCCTAAAAATATTGCTGTTGAATTGGACGGCGAGTTCAATAATCATAGTCAATTACAACTCAGAATGAAGCATAACAGCGTTACCGACTCAATTGCTGGTAATCTGCACGTTTCCAAACTCAGGCTGGATACGCTGTTGAATGTGATTAAGGTGCAAAAACCGCTGCAAGGAATTACGCATCTATCGATCGCGTTGTCCGGAACCCGGAGTGCGCCGGAATTTAATTATACTGCGGATGTCAAAGATCTCACGGTTGAACAGGTCCGATTCCAGCAGGCTACTTTCTCCGGAAATTACCAATCAGGATTTCTCGCTATCGACACACTCCTGTTAAAAAATAAAGGAGCGAGCGTACTCGGCTCCGGCCGGGTTTCCGCGGATGTAAGTCTGGCCCCATTCTCAATAGCGGCGGTAGGGGAGCAGGCCGATTTTCAATTTGCCGCCCGGGATTTCCCGCTGGATCCTTTTGAGATCGGCTTTGCGAACGAGGCAGATATCAACGGCATATTGAATGCGGATGTCAGCTATAAGAAGACGGAAACAAGCAGAAAAATTACCGGTAATCTTGCTGTGACCAGGTTTAATTCGAATCTTCCGTTTTTTCAGCAGAAGATAACCAGCGGAGAGCTCCAATTAGACTTCAATGGAAACCGGGTTCAAGTTCAGCGAGGAAGGCTTAGTATCGACAAGCACCCGGTACAGTTTGCCGGAACTGTGACGATTCCGCCCGAGGGTGCCGTTCAGTATGATATGTCCATATCTACCGACCAAATAACACTGACCCGGGAAAAGATTGTTAGCATGACACTGGCTCCGTCTAATCTTCGTTTGATCACCCGAGCTGGTGAACCGACTTATGTAGAGGGAACTGTTACGTTCAATTCCTTCAAATACAGGAAGGATATCCCAAACCCGCAAATTCTCACCCTGATTGGCACACGGACTATTAGGCCACAGCGGTTGACGCAGGCCATGCTGGAGGATATCAGGCTTAATCTCTCGGTACAGATGCTGAAAAATGCGACCGTACAGAACAATTTAGCCGATCTTGAATTTACCGCAGATGTACAATTATCCGGCCCGTTATACCAGCCAAGGTTTTCCGGGCGTATTGCGACAAACAGCGGCGAAATTTTCTATCTGAGACGGACTTTTGAAATACAGAATGCGCAGGTTTTTTTCAACGGGACACCGAACCTGAATCCGGATATTAATATCGTTGCGACCACAGTAGTGCCAGATTATCAGAATATTGATGAAATCGATTATACTTTTACCCTGAATATTACCAATACCCTGCGACAGCCGCGGATTCAATTATCCTCAGACCCGGCGAGGCGTCCAAAGACCAACGAACAATTGACACAGAGCGATATCATTGGAATTCTGG is a window from the Candidatus Neomarinimicrobiota bacterium genome containing:
- the carB gene encoding carbamoyl-phosphate synthase large subunit; this translates as MPKRTDLESILIIGAGPIVIGQACEFDYSGTQAIRALKEEGYRIILVNSNPATIMTDPDLADVVYMEPLTVDYIKEVIKKERPDAVLPTVGGQTALNLAVDLKKAGVLAEYDVELIGAQVEAIEKAEDRERFKEEMDNVGIDTAQGGFVKTMDEAKELLKEMEFPVIIRPSYTLGGTGGSIAYNAEEFEELAENGLYQSPINEILMEESLVGWKEYELEVIRDKADNAIIVCSIENIDPMGVHTGDSITVAPSMTLTDREYQQMRDWALLCLRTIGVETGGSNVQFAVNPEDGRMVIIEMNPRVSRSSALASKATGFPIAKIAAKLAVGFTLDELPNDITGQTLAAFEPTIDYVVTKVPRFDFEKFPSASGHLGVQMQSVGEVMSIGRTFRESLQKAFRSLEVGLDGLEPKKPAEEVEEVSDKSPTRKRFLDMTKLRFPTAFRLLKVWQAFREGESVEEIAKLTHIDPWFLRHIKRIADQGVDELNQENMQRWKAEGFSDRQLGRRLDKSEAEIREYRKEHDIVPTYKVVDTCAAEFSAQTPYCYSTYEEENEIEPLEGKKIMILGGGPNRIGQGIEFDYCCVQAVFGLRDLGYKTIMVNCNPETVSTDYDLADRLYFEPITFEDVMNIVDLEQPDGVLVQFGGQTPLKIARDLEEAGVPIVGTAPKSIDLAEDREKFGQVLDKLDIARPDYGTGTSLDEVIEVAEGIGYPVLVRPSYVLGGRAMEIVYSTDQLVDYLSRTSDVNAGQPIYIDAFLEDAFEFDVDGLSDGETVHIGGIMQHIEEAGIHSGDSACVLPPYMITREAIEQITDITEKIALELGVVGLINMQFAYKDGKVYVLEANPRASRTVPFVSKSSDIPLAKIAAQISVGEKLNDLSLSRWDRMSHVSVKEAVLPFNKFPNERMYLGPEMKSTGEVMGIANTFGDAFSRATTASGSELPKNGKVFISVNDNDKLNVIPIARDLQEMGYEIIATSGTAQALQRNGIHTETIHKVGEGRPNAVDGIKNQEISLIINTPLGQQSRYDEESIGRAAIQKGILNITTLSGAQAAVRALRADQDGDHEVHSLQDYYDMSY
- a CDS encoding divalent-cation tolerance protein CutA translates to MTNDISPVVILITCGNSEEAQTISNTLVRRKLIACGNIVPEITSIFNWEKKVTHDSEVLVIAKSQNELFDEVVKVVKELHSYQTPEIIALPVIKGSEDYLTWLVDETSAEDG
- a CDS encoding translocation/assembly module TamB domain-containing protein, which translates into the protein MKRTLLYIAGAVLVVLAAGIIWLFTPMGKKTVQQFVFQKFEQSTGYKIQSADFETNLISRITFRDVTITDTLTRSSLGISELTVNYKLMPAFRGRVTVDSLESDGIRIHLNRNLLDRFTSISKDEPVKQSRWKFKLRYADVSNVQISYEDTSNNAHVLLRNIDALYIPEKTVSVDISGLNGVYQGEIVRPFSARIRGEYLSGDRWQMPVATIRGRETSLSAQGEIGLGESLQIDLMFDGKIGHDLLYFAREFLPEEQEDRITLSAVSLTGDVRYDSSLNYSGEIGAEYVQYDTIRVESLAASITGNNEMVNFNSVRTLLGSERDTLRITGKYDWHRKESEVNAAGHLSSLRYVKYFLAGEEIPVDSPVDFSLNASIPATGIEQTTGSGKFRFTQPIISQKKYSEMQTDITVSADSLRISGEHLDNQVEISGQFAWPFQFDGTIQLNSIAEFDSTVAQLLSPVVSGEFAGRVGHADMFTVNGELFADVTYSSADGNPYSVHSELPFQGDTAGFRIRDGSLKVNDLSPSNVRAGVDFSPQLKVSLDITEPYSPNGDSTLGNFHAGVQYSQMKGYAGQIVAENLSLQRWTQLIPRMVNQVYGNVNIQTDFIYTQDSLQGSGRIFMKEARFATTPIDSVNAQFHWDTAGLTITSGKASTQNLSASLDGYLPFSSNDSLHLTVSGERWPLDVANPFLPDPWQINGMINHKITVQGNYLTPSIEGQVEVDSGFVRWDKNNPPIKNFQARIDFSGRTFDVQFVHFQYDTYPVKISGEGTLTPSFNGEISLEPKGAVEVDFDYSQGGRVALIMNSVPVAVARAYIPLQLKTPGNVSGTLNIDSFTEDPFIQSNGVWQSQDDTSASEWSYRWNGEYQEQKITLNRSTLSTPNGIIQVQGSVPLDMQNGGITDSVKVDSLDLWLVVSEIKAQLANDYTDRIRATSGEVNGDISVGGTWAEPTLGGYLSGTDIDLHSAIQEWEVLDLGWQMDFNGKQFTLNNASASLNSYPIEAAGSFTFDDPKNIAVELDGEFNNHSQLQLRMKHNSVTDSIAGNLHVSKLRLDTLLNVIKVQKPLQGITHLSIALSGTRSAPEFNYTADVKDLTVEQVRFQQATFSGNYQSGFLAIDTLLLKNKGASVLGSGRVSADVSLAPFSIAAVGEQADFQFAARDFPLDPFEIGFANEADINGILNADVSYKKTETSRKITGNLAVTRFNSNLPFFQQKITSGELQLDFNGNRVQVQRGRLSIDKHPVQFAGTVTIPPEGAVQYDMSISTDQITLTREKIVSMTLAPSNLRLITRAGEPTYVEGTVTFNSFKYRKDIPNPQILTLIGTRTIRPQRLTQAMLEDIRLNLSVQMLKNATVQNNLADLEFTADVQLSGPLYQPRFSGRIATNSGEIFYLRRTFEIQNAQVFFNGTPNLNPDINIVATTVVPDYQNIDEIDYTFTLNITNTLRQPRIQLSSDPARRPKTNEQLTQSDIIGILAVGRPRDQFSGVVGEGNLTQTLVRQAEQFSSKRIASAVEYRVGRLLDLDKVAIEGNLFNMSGAHSPTFTAQKDLSKRLTLTYSTSIGHSNEQGIRLNYQLSPTWYLVTETNQQEEYGVDLKYRIKFK